The following coding sequences are from one Halorubrum sp. BOL3-1 window:
- a CDS encoding PAS domain S-box protein, with amino-acid sequence MSESSDSRGSASGVASSVRVLVVDGEPGCADETASTLERRDDRIDATPVDGPDAALDALSASALDCVVSAYEMAETDGIELLETVRDRYGDVPFVLFTGEGSEAVASEAISAGVDEYVRRGAASDRYARLATVVDDLVSRTGSERRIAEHLDRVSDAFCEVDEDWRVTQLNERAADMTGFDADDIVGERIWDAFPGTAGTDGEATLREATETGEPVRFEEHVDRVDADLVVNAYPTDDGMSLYVQDVTERRERERELRELSERLQLAVEGADVGVWDWNVQTDELRFDERWAAMLGYDREELASDLSAWEDRVHPDDHGPVWSAIEAHFAGETDVYRCDHRMRSKSGEWRWIRDRGRVVERTDDGEPVRAVGIHIDVTEEKSRERELERYRRIVDELPDSVSVYDADGRFALANDHLADVYDASPEELVGDRSRLVEQIRADSDAGDANADPFAALVGGDRDSVTGTAEVDLPTKSDTIVDYALTRLVIDGEFDGVLGISRDVTDERRRQRRLERTSARLEALFERSPDMIDIHDEAGEIVDANRAMTTELGYDRDEVVGMDVWEVDDELDPEEAVRLWDGLEIDETIRLETSFLRADGSTFPVEVHVRRIDVRGEDRFLASSRDISERKAHERRIERENERLDEFASIVSHDLRNPLNVLSGYLTLARETGTDSYFDRCERALDEMERLIDDVLALAKQGETVGSFERVRLGELTAAYGDEAFRPTDCEDSFGTSEDASGDADEAPIEIAVEVDGEILADPGRVRQLLGNLFRNADEHGGERVVVGDLPDGFYVADDGPGIDPDERETVFESGYTTSETGTGFGLAIVERIAEAHGWEVDVTEGETGGARFEFVDVDRPESSADEVEPRD; translated from the coding sequence ATGAGCGAATCGAGCGACTCCCGCGGGTCGGCGAGCGGCGTCGCGTCGTCCGTCCGCGTGCTCGTCGTCGACGGCGAACCCGGCTGCGCGGACGAGACGGCCTCGACGCTGGAACGCCGCGACGACCGGATCGACGCGACGCCGGTCGACGGCCCGGACGCGGCGCTGGACGCGCTGTCCGCGTCGGCGCTCGACTGCGTCGTTTCGGCCTACGAGATGGCCGAGACCGACGGGATCGAGCTGCTCGAAACCGTCCGGGACCGATACGGTGACGTCCCGTTCGTGCTGTTCACCGGAGAGGGGTCCGAGGCGGTCGCCAGCGAGGCGATCTCCGCGGGCGTCGACGAGTACGTTCGACGGGGAGCCGCGTCGGACCGGTACGCGCGGCTCGCGACCGTCGTGGACGACCTCGTCTCGCGGACGGGGAGCGAGCGTCGGATCGCAGAACACCTCGACCGAGTCTCCGACGCGTTCTGCGAGGTCGACGAGGACTGGCGGGTGACACAGCTCAACGAGCGCGCGGCGGACATGACCGGGTTCGACGCGGACGATATCGTGGGAGAGCGAATCTGGGACGCGTTCCCGGGGACCGCCGGCACCGACGGCGAGGCGACGCTCCGCGAGGCGACTGAGACCGGTGAACCCGTGCGGTTCGAAGAACACGTCGACCGGGTCGACGCCGACCTCGTCGTGAACGCGTACCCCACCGACGACGGGATGTCGCTGTACGTCCAAGATGTCACCGAACGGCGGGAGCGCGAGCGCGAGCTCCGCGAGCTTTCCGAGCGACTCCAGCTGGCCGTCGAGGGAGCGGACGTCGGCGTCTGGGACTGGAACGTCCAGACCGACGAGCTCCGCTTCGACGAGCGGTGGGCGGCGATGCTCGGGTACGATCGCGAGGAGCTAGCGTCCGACCTCAGCGCGTGGGAGGACCGGGTTCACCCGGACGACCACGGGCCGGTGTGGAGCGCCATCGAGGCACACTTCGCCGGCGAGACGGACGTCTACCGGTGTGACCACCGGATGCGGTCGAAGTCCGGCGAGTGGCGGTGGATCCGCGACCGCGGCCGCGTGGTCGAGCGCACCGACGACGGGGAGCCGGTCCGCGCCGTCGGCATCCACATCGACGTCACCGAGGAGAAGTCGCGCGAGCGCGAACTCGAGCGATACCGTCGGATCGTCGACGAGCTGCCGGATTCCGTCTCCGTGTACGACGCCGACGGTCGGTTCGCGCTCGCCAACGATCACCTCGCGGACGTGTACGACGCGTCTCCCGAGGAGCTCGTCGGGGATCGGAGCCGCCTCGTCGAACAGATCCGGGCTGACAGCGACGCCGGTGACGCGAACGCCGACCCGTTCGCCGCGCTCGTCGGGGGCGACCGGGACTCCGTCACCGGAACGGCCGAGGTCGATCTGCCGACGAAGTCGGACACCATCGTCGACTACGCGCTGACGCGGCTCGTCATCGACGGCGAGTTCGACGGGGTCCTCGGCATCTCCCGGGACGTGACCGACGAGCGGCGAAGGCAACGGCGGCTCGAACGGACGTCCGCGCGGCTGGAGGCGCTGTTCGAGCGCTCCCCGGACATGATCGACATCCACGACGAGGCGGGGGAGATCGTCGACGCCAACCGAGCGATGACGACGGAACTCGGGTACGACCGCGACGAGGTCGTCGGCATGGACGTGTGGGAGGTCGACGACGAACTCGACCCGGAGGAGGCCGTGCGGCTCTGGGACGGGCTGGAGATAGACGAGACGATCCGGCTGGAGACGTCGTTCCTCCGTGCCGACGGCTCGACGTTCCCCGTCGAGGTCCACGTCAGGCGTATCGACGTTCGAGGCGAAGACCGGTTCCTGGCGAGCAGCCGCGACATCTCCGAGCGAAAGGCGCACGAGCGCCGCATCGAGCGGGAGAACGAGCGCCTCGACGAGTTCGCCTCGATCGTCTCCCACGACCTGCGGAACCCGCTCAACGTCCTATCCGGGTACCTCACACTCGCCCGCGAGACGGGGACCGACTCGTACTTCGACCGCTGCGAGCGCGCGCTCGACGAGATGGAGCGGCTGATCGACGACGTGCTCGCGCTCGCCAAGCAGGGCGAGACGGTCGGGTCGTTCGAGCGCGTCCGCCTCGGCGAACTGACCGCCGCGTACGGCGACGAGGCGTTCAGACCGACCGACTGCGAGGACTCGTTCGGGACGAGCGAGGACGCGAGCGGCGACGCGGACGAGGCCCCGATCGAGATCGCGGTCGAAGTCGACGGCGAGATCCTCGCTGACCCCGGGCGAGTCCGCCAGCTCCTCGGCAACCTGTTCCGGAACGCCGACGAACACGGCGGAGAGCGCGTCGTCGTCGGCGACCTTCCGGACGGGTTCTACGTCGCGGACGACGGACCGGGAATCGATCCGGACGAGCGCGAGACGGTGTTCGAGAGCGGCTACACGACCTCCGAGACGGGCACCGGCTTCGGGCTCGCCATCGTCGAACGAATCGCGGAGGCGCACGGCTGGGAGGTCGACGTCACGGAGGGCGAGACCGGCGGCGCCCGCTTCGAGTTCGTCGACGTCGACCGGCCGGAGTCGAGCGCCGACGAAGTCGAGCCGCGGGACTGA
- a CDS encoding O-methyltransferase has translation MDVLTDPARRFLAATAPEHAPVQAEMADLADEWGFPIIGPEAGAVLRLLARLTGAERVFEFGSGFGYSATWFLRGGADAVVCTEFDADEAKRGVAFASDHGYADSVAFEVGDAMETVDRYDGPFDVILIDHQKGRYADAYRTVLPKVRPGGVIVADNVTRGPIDFEDLVAHFEAGEPLPDAALDAETRGIGEYLGTVRSDDAVETAILPVGSGIAVSTKVR, from the coding sequence ATGGACGTTCTCACCGACCCCGCGCGTCGGTTCCTCGCGGCGACGGCGCCGGAACACGCGCCGGTCCAGGCGGAGATGGCCGACCTCGCGGACGAGTGGGGATTCCCGATCATCGGTCCGGAGGCGGGAGCGGTCCTCCGCCTGCTCGCGCGGCTGACGGGCGCGGAGCGGGTCTTCGAGTTCGGGTCCGGGTTCGGCTACTCCGCCACGTGGTTCCTCCGCGGCGGCGCCGACGCCGTCGTCTGTACCGAGTTCGACGCCGACGAGGCCAAGCGCGGCGTGGCGTTCGCGAGCGACCACGGCTACGCCGACAGCGTCGCCTTCGAGGTCGGAGACGCGATGGAGACGGTCGACCGCTACGACGGCCCCTTCGACGTGATCCTGATCGACCACCAGAAGGGGCGGTACGCCGACGCCTATCGGACCGTCCTCCCGAAGGTCCGGCCCGGCGGCGTGATCGTCGCCGACAACGTCACGCGCGGCCCGATCGACTTCGAAGACCTCGTCGCGCACTTCGAGGCGGGCGAGCCGCTTCCCGACGCCGCGCTCGACGCGGAGACGCGCGGCATCGGTGAGTACCTGGGGACGGTCCGCTCGGACGACGCCGTCGAAACCGCGATTCTCCCCGTCGGTTCTGGCATCGCCGTCTCGACGAAGGTGCGGTAA
- a CDS encoding OsmC family protein produces MADIETSTVSEEGYASTSQVGEFDLRVDATDETGPNPNATLVATYASCYLPAFRVGGSQRGEEELGKIQIDASAELDDDDDLESIAFDVHVDADLDDETAVDVAERAEGICHVHSALREGLHADVSVYPDAF; encoded by the coding sequence ATGGCAGACATCGAGACATCCACGGTTTCCGAAGAGGGCTACGCCAGTACCAGTCAGGTCGGCGAGTTCGACCTCCGGGTCGACGCGACCGACGAGACGGGACCGAACCCGAACGCGACGCTCGTCGCGACGTACGCCTCCTGTTACCTCCCGGCGTTCCGCGTCGGCGGGAGCCAGCGCGGCGAGGAGGAGCTGGGCAAGATACAGATCGACGCGAGCGCCGAGCTGGACGACGACGACGACCTCGAATCGATCGCCTTCGACGTCCACGTCGATGCCGACCTCGACGACGAGACCGCCGTCGACGTCGCCGAGCGCGCCGAGGGCATCTGCCACGTCCACAGCGCGCTCCGCGAGGGGCTTCACGCCGACGTCAGCGTCTACCCCGACGCGTTCTGA